One Streptomyces sp. NBC_01217 genomic region harbors:
- a CDS encoding carboxyl transferase domain-containing protein, with amino-acid sequence MADRLTARAAIAAVATEFEELAEAGAPGRDSAGDGPLAWEGYAASRARAAARTGEEESVVHGLASVDGQRCVLVSFEFGFLGGSLGQRTGDRLEAAYEAARTRGLALVSLIATGGSRMQEGMVALTQLQRVARASARLRASGPAQLAVLRDPTTGGGWATLGAGADVILALPGAQVGFAGSRVRPADADPHAYTAEGQLAAGQIDAVVPPDELRETVARWLEVLQPPGSPDPGPAPVPDALSVTGLPATGWDAVRQARSPSRPRAGAYLDGYFDHRLPLSGDRCGGTDPGTLCGFGRRDGRTIAYVAQGGTATRPAGYRTAARVIRLADRLGVPVLTLIDTPGAANDAEAERAGAGAAIADAFAAVAGARVPVTTLVIGEGGSGGALALAAPGNTYVTPDSYFSVIAPESAAAILKRTPDEVRDTAGQLRLRPQDLVELGFARAVVRPRPSEG; translated from the coding sequence ATGGCTGACCGGCTGACGGCGAGGGCGGCGATAGCGGCCGTCGCCACCGAGTTCGAGGAGCTGGCCGAAGCCGGTGCGCCCGGCCGTGACTCCGCCGGGGACGGGCCCCTCGCCTGGGAGGGGTACGCCGCCTCTCGGGCCCGCGCCGCCGCCCGCACCGGCGAGGAGGAGTCCGTCGTCCACGGCCTCGCCTCCGTCGACGGGCAGCGCTGTGTCCTGGTCTCGTTCGAGTTCGGATTCCTGGGCGGCTCGCTGGGGCAGCGCACCGGGGACCGGCTGGAGGCGGCGTACGAGGCCGCCCGGACCCGGGGGCTTGCGCTGGTCTCGCTGATCGCGACGGGCGGCAGCCGGATGCAGGAGGGCATGGTCGCCCTGACCCAGCTGCAGCGCGTGGCCCGCGCCTCGGCACGGCTGCGGGCGTCCGGCCCCGCGCAGCTCGCGGTCCTGCGCGACCCGACGACGGGCGGCGGCTGGGCCACGCTGGGCGCGGGCGCCGATGTGATCCTGGCGCTGCCGGGCGCCCAGGTCGGGTTCGCCGGATCCCGGGTGCGGCCCGCGGACGCGGACCCTCACGCGTACACCGCCGAGGGCCAGCTGGCCGCGGGCCAGATCGATGCCGTCGTCCCGCCGGACGAGCTCCGGGAGACGGTGGCCCGCTGGCTGGAGGTGCTCCAGCCCCCCGGCTCCCCGGACCCCGGCCCCGCCCCCGTGCCGGACGCCCTCTCCGTGACCGGCCTCCCCGCGACCGGCTGGGACGCGGTCCGGCAGGCCCGCTCCCCCTCGCGGCCGCGCGCCGGGGCGTATCTGGACGGGTATTTCGACCACCGGCTCCCGCTCAGCGGCGACCGCTGCGGTGGTACGGATCCGGGGACTCTCTGCGGTTTCGGGCGGCGCGACGGGCGCACGATCGCGTACGTCGCCCAGGGCGGCACCGCGACCCGCCCGGCCGGATACCGCACGGCGGCCCGGGTGATCCGGCTGGCCGACCGGCTCGGCGTTCCCGTGCTCACCCTGATCGACACCCCGGGCGCGGCGAACGACGCCGAGGCGGAACGGGCGGGCGCGGGCGCGGCCATCGCCGACGCCTTCGCGGCGGTGGCCGGGGCACGGGTCCCCGTCACGACGCTGGTGATCGGAGAGGGCGGTTCGGGCGGCGCACTGGCCCTGGCGGCGCCGGGGAACACCTATGTCACCCCGGACAGCTATTTCTCCGTCATCGCCCCGGAATCGGCGGCGGCAATCCTCAAGCGCACCCCGGACGAGGTGCGGGACACGGCCGGCCAGCTGCGGCTGCGCCCCCAGGACCTGGTGGAGCTGGGCTTCGCCCGCGCCGTCGTACGCCCCCGGCCGTCCGAGGGCTGA
- a CDS encoding MFS transporter — translation MTETAEEPAHRTRILADLTPLRTSPDYRRLWFGNTVSWIGQGMTALAVSLQVYDITGSAFSVGLIGFCSFLPLVVFGLYGGAVADTIDRRKLGLISSSGSFVLSIALVAATVAGVEQVGLLYAIVALQAACFAVNAPARSSMIARLLPAEQLPAANALNSMTGTTGTLVGPMLGGIVVGWWGYRAAYTVDAVTFTASLYAMWRLPSMLPERKEGTGDKRASVADGLRFLGTRPNLRMTFFTDLCAMVLAHPRALFPVVAVVWYGGDAKTTGLLVAAPALGALLGGVFSGWLGRVRRHGLAVLLAVASWGTAIAVFGLTRQLWLGLLFLALAGCADTMSMVFRNTMLQAAVPDEMRGRLQGVFIVVVAGGPRLGDFLAGSVADLTSPGLAVTGGGIACVVAVSLLGLRWRSFARYDAKDPQP, via the coding sequence GTGACCGAAACAGCCGAAGAACCTGCACACCGCACACGAATACTCGCCGACCTCACCCCGCTGCGGACCTCCCCCGACTACCGGCGGCTCTGGTTCGGGAACACGGTTTCCTGGATCGGGCAGGGAATGACGGCGCTCGCCGTCTCGCTCCAGGTCTACGACATCACCGGGTCCGCCTTCTCGGTCGGGCTCATCGGCTTCTGTTCGTTCCTGCCGCTGGTCGTCTTCGGTCTGTACGGCGGGGCCGTCGCCGACACCATCGACCGGCGCAAACTGGGGCTGATCAGCTCCTCCGGGTCGTTCGTCCTCTCCATCGCACTGGTCGCCGCCACCGTCGCCGGGGTGGAGCAGGTGGGACTGCTGTACGCGATCGTCGCCCTGCAGGCGGCCTGCTTCGCGGTCAACGCACCGGCCCGCAGCTCGATGATCGCCCGGCTGCTCCCGGCCGAGCAGCTGCCCGCCGCCAACGCCCTCAACTCCATGACCGGCACCACCGGCACGCTGGTCGGGCCGATGCTCGGCGGGATCGTCGTCGGCTGGTGGGGATACCGGGCCGCGTACACCGTCGACGCCGTCACCTTCACTGCCTCGCTGTACGCGATGTGGCGGCTGCCCTCGATGCTGCCGGAGCGCAAGGAGGGCACGGGCGACAAGCGCGCATCCGTCGCGGACGGGCTGCGCTTCCTCGGGACCAGGCCCAATCTGCGGATGACCTTCTTCACCGATCTGTGTGCCATGGTGCTGGCGCATCCCCGGGCGTTGTTCCCCGTCGTCGCCGTGGTCTGGTACGGAGGCGACGCGAAGACCACCGGGCTGCTGGTCGCGGCTCCCGCGCTGGGGGCGCTGCTCGGCGGGGTGTTCTCCGGATGGCTGGGACGCGTCCGTCGCCATGGCCTCGCCGTGCTCCTGGCCGTCGCCTCCTGGGGCACCGCCATCGCGGTCTTCGGGCTGACCAGGCAGCTCTGGCTCGGGCTGCTCTTCCTGGCGCTCGCCGGGTGTGCGGACACCATGTCGATGGTCTTCCGGAACACGATGCTCCAGGCGGCGGTGCCGGACGAGATGCGGGGACGGCTGCAGGGCGTGTTCATCGTCGTCGTGGCGGGCGGACCGCGGCTGGGCGACTTCCTGGCCGGATCGGTCGCCGATCTGACATCGCCCGGTCTGGCGGTGACCGGCGGCGGGATCGCCTGTGTCGTCGCCGTATCGCTGCTGGGACTGCGGTGGCGGTCCTTCGCGCGGTACGACGCGAAGGACCCGCAGCCCTGA
- a CDS encoding ABC transporter ATP-binding protein translates to MRLRSSLRPTGPPEETSPDPVTDVPIRTDPISILVAFRRFWPLTKGDRHWLIIIFACTIVAAVAETVTVLLFAKLTDTALQTGSVSAFWKPAGQWLAVAVIGAVVGYLGNSIAAWVAERFVMRLRARVFSHLQTLPPHFYQRNRRGDLVERLTGDVEAIEELVVSGIVGAASALFSTVFYAAAAVWLRWDLALATFVMVPFFWFTTTRFAAPLRAVSRRGRAADGAITAVVEETLVNVVMTQAYNRQHDEEERLLTKARIRLKAAVKAVRLTEFYEQLVEVLETLCVLTIIGLGAWEISEGRMTLGQLLAFAAFIGYLYPPIRSLGQLGLTATAATAGAERLLEILDARPTVTDPAASVPAPPRSRALGEVEARQVSFRYPGGSEPVLRDLSFSASPGELLVITGPSGAGKSTLAALLLRFYDPDAGSIRLDDVSVDELPLTYLRRNITLLPQDTLVLHDTIEENIACGRTDVTHRDVVEAARAADAHAFIGTLPEGYDTVIATGTSRLSGGQLQRIAIARAMLRDAPVLLLDEPTAGLDRLAAQRILAPLRRLAEGRTTIVITHDLALAADADRILVLDEGRLVESGTHTQLLGRKGLYADLFERRTQPHNGTVYSPARPSGIHWR, encoded by the coding sequence ATGCGCCTTCGCAGCTCGCTCCGGCCCACAGGGCCTCCCGAAGAGACTTCCCCGGACCCGGTGACGGATGTCCCGATCCGCACGGACCCCATCAGCATCCTCGTGGCGTTCCGTCGCTTCTGGCCGCTGACCAAGGGTGACCGGCACTGGCTGATCATCATCTTCGCGTGCACCATCGTGGCCGCCGTCGCCGAGACCGTCACGGTCCTGCTCTTCGCCAAACTCACCGACACCGCACTGCAGACCGGCTCCGTCAGTGCCTTCTGGAAACCTGCCGGTCAGTGGCTGGCCGTGGCCGTCATCGGTGCGGTGGTGGGATATCTGGGCAACTCGATCGCCGCCTGGGTCGCCGAACGCTTCGTGATGCGGCTGCGGGCACGTGTATTCAGTCATCTCCAGACGCTCCCGCCGCACTTCTACCAGCGCAATCGTCGCGGTGACCTGGTGGAGCGGCTGACCGGTGACGTGGAGGCCATCGAAGAGCTCGTGGTCTCCGGCATCGTCGGGGCGGCCTCCGCCCTGTTCAGCACGGTCTTCTACGCCGCAGCGGCTGTGTGGCTGCGCTGGGACCTGGCCCTCGCCACCTTCGTCATGGTGCCGTTCTTCTGGTTCACGACCACCCGTTTCGCCGCGCCGCTGCGCGCGGTGTCCCGGCGCGGCCGCGCAGCGGACGGTGCCATCACGGCGGTGGTCGAGGAGACCTTGGTCAACGTCGTCATGACGCAGGCGTACAACAGGCAGCACGACGAGGAGGAGCGGCTCCTCACCAAGGCACGCATCCGGCTGAAGGCTGCGGTGAAGGCCGTGCGCCTCACCGAGTTCTACGAGCAACTCGTCGAGGTCCTCGAAACGTTGTGCGTCCTGACGATCATCGGCCTGGGGGCGTGGGAGATCTCCGAGGGGCGGATGACCCTCGGCCAGCTCCTGGCCTTCGCCGCCTTCATCGGCTACCTCTACCCGCCGATCCGCTCACTGGGCCAGCTCGGCCTGACGGCCACCGCGGCGACCGCGGGAGCCGAACGGCTGCTGGAGATCCTCGACGCCCGGCCCACCGTCACCGACCCGGCCGCATCCGTACCCGCCCCGCCCCGGAGCCGCGCGCTCGGCGAGGTGGAGGCACGCCAGGTCTCCTTCCGCTACCCCGGCGGCAGCGAGCCGGTCCTGCGGGACCTCTCGTTCAGCGCGAGCCCGGGGGAACTGCTGGTCATCACCGGGCCCAGCGGTGCGGGCAAGTCGACCCTGGCGGCCCTGCTGCTGAGGTTCTACGACCCGGACGCCGGCAGCATCCGGCTGGACGACGTCTCCGTGGACGAGCTTCCGCTGACGTATCTGCGCCGGAACATCACGCTGCTGCCCCAGGACACGCTCGTCCTGCACGACACCATCGAGGAGAACATCGCCTGCGGACGCACCGATGTGACTCACCGTGACGTCGTGGAGGCCGCGCGTGCGGCCGACGCCCATGCGTTCATCGGCACCCTGCCGGAGGGATATGACACTGTCATTGCGACAGGTACGTCACGACTCTCCGGCGGCCAGCTCCAGCGCATCGCCATCGCCCGTGCCATGCTGCGCGACGCACCCGTCCTCCTCCTCGACGAGCCCACCGCCGGACTGGACAGACTGGCCGCACAGCGCATCCTCGCACCGCTGCGGCGGCTCGCCGAAGGCCGCACCACCATCGTGATCACACACGATCTGGCCCTTGCCGCGGACGCCGACCGCATCCTGGTCCTGGACGAGGGCCGTCTGGTGGAGTCGGGCACGCATACCCAACTCCTGGGCCGGAAGGGTCTGTACGCCGATCTCTTCGAGCGTCGTACCCAACCGCACAACGGCACCGTGTACTCGCCTGCCCGCCCGTCAGGGATTCACTGGCGGTAG
- a CDS encoding arsenate reductase/protein-tyrosine-phosphatase family protein encodes MSRVLFVCTGNVHRSVLAERLLAAKLPSGSAVRPESAGTEAWPRPGMESSTRAVLEKLGGDGSGFAARPLTAELVAGAALVLGLAIEHREAAVRLAPSAMRRCFTLKEFVRLAAGGVDEAGGGEGPRVVDGFDVVVAAAASRRGGTPVPPVDDDVADPWGRANPVLYGCAREIDGVVSTLARLLGGRAGV; translated from the coding sequence ATGAGCCGGGTCCTGTTCGTCTGCACGGGCAACGTGCACCGCTCGGTGCTTGCCGAGCGACTGCTGGCCGCGAAGCTTCCGTCCGGCTCGGCCGTGCGGCCGGAGAGCGCCGGCACAGAGGCGTGGCCCCGGCCCGGCATGGAGAGCTCCACCAGAGCGGTGCTGGAGAAGCTGGGTGGTGACGGCTCCGGCTTCGCGGCCCGCCCGCTCACCGCGGAGCTCGTCGCGGGAGCGGCGCTGGTCCTCGGGCTCGCCATCGAGCACCGGGAGGCGGCCGTGCGGCTCGCGCCGTCGGCGATGCGGCGCTGCTTCACCCTGAAGGAGTTCGTGCGTCTCGCCGCGGGGGGAGTCGACGAAGCGGGGGGCGGGGAAGGCCCGCGGGTCGTGGACGGCTTCGACGTCGTGGTCGCGGCCGCGGCCAGCCGTCGGGGTGGCACCCCGGTCCCGCCGGTCGACGACGACGTTGCGGACCCGTGGGGGAGGGCCAACCCTGTGCTGTACGGGTGCGCCCGCGAGATCGACGGGGTGGTGAGCACGCTGGCCCGGTTGCTGGGCGGCAGGGCCGGCGTCTGA
- a CDS encoding polysaccharide biosynthesis tyrosine autokinase, with translation MDLHGFLKALARRWPTVVVCLVLAIGAALAATSFSTPVYEARTQLFVATRTGEDTTELNQGQSFSQARVQSYAAIVTTRQVTRPVVKELRLHTTPEELASRITAVAPLNTVLIDITVRDTKPERAARIANAVAQRFSAAVERLEAPKRAHGSERSRSSRKRDDASPVSLGVTQEAIAPTGPVSPRPLLNLAAGVLSGLLLGAGLVALRETLDTTLKTSEALGELTALPGLGTIPFDRTAPRQPLVSAEGHSKRAEAFRKLRTNLQFSQVDDRPRIIVVTSSVPGEGKTNTSVNLALSLAEAGVSTCLVDADLRRPCVAPTFGLVQDAGLTTVLIGQARIEDVMQKVGGQLSVLASGAVPPNPTELLASARMKEVLRELADTYEVVILDTAPLLPVADTVGLASLAQGALLVVRAAKTSRDQVRTAAESLDCVGVRLLGTVFSMAPVSKGGRYGTYGRYGQLPAPRASALQREAVTPAGARGASEK, from the coding sequence GTGGATCTCCACGGATTCTTGAAGGCTCTTGCCAGACGCTGGCCGACCGTCGTGGTCTGTCTGGTTCTCGCGATCGGGGCGGCGCTCGCCGCGACGAGCTTCAGTACACCCGTCTACGAGGCGAGAACCCAGCTCTTCGTCGCCACCCGCACCGGCGAGGACACCACCGAGCTGAACCAGGGGCAGAGCTTCTCGCAGGCGCGCGTCCAGTCGTACGCCGCGATCGTGACCACCCGGCAGGTGACCCGGCCCGTGGTGAAGGAGCTGCGGCTGCACACCACCCCGGAGGAACTGGCGTCCCGGATCACCGCCGTCGCCCCGCTCAACACCGTGCTCATCGACATCACCGTCCGGGACACCAAGCCCGAGCGTGCGGCGCGCATTGCCAACGCCGTGGCGCAGCGGTTCAGCGCGGCCGTCGAACGACTGGAGGCGCCCAAGCGCGCGCACGGTTCGGAGCGGTCCCGAAGCAGCCGTAAGCGCGACGATGCCTCGCCCGTCTCCCTGGGCGTCACCCAGGAGGCCATCGCGCCCACCGGTCCGGTCTCGCCCCGCCCGCTGCTGAACCTGGCCGCAGGAGTACTCAGCGGCCTGCTGCTCGGCGCCGGACTCGTCGCCCTGCGCGAGACCCTCGACACCACGCTCAAGACGAGCGAGGCGCTGGGCGAGCTCACCGCGCTGCCGGGTCTCGGAACCATCCCGTTCGACAGGACCGCCCCCCGGCAGCCGCTCGTCAGCGCCGAGGGGCACTCCAAGCGCGCCGAGGCCTTCCGCAAGCTGCGTACCAACCTTCAGTTCTCACAAGTCGACGACCGGCCCCGGATCATCGTGGTGACGAGTTCCGTGCCCGGGGAGGGCAAGACCAACACCTCAGTGAACCTCGCCCTCTCGCTCGCCGAGGCAGGCGTCTCCACCTGTCTGGTCGACGCCGACCTGCGCCGTCCGTGTGTGGCCCCGACCTTCGGCCTTGTCCAGGACGCCGGTCTGACCACGGTGCTCATCGGACAGGCTCGCATCGAGGACGTGATGCAGAAGGTCGGCGGCCAGCTCTCGGTGCTCGCCAGCGGCGCCGTACCGCCGAATCCCACTGAGCTGCTCGCCTCGGCACGCATGAAAGAGGTGCTGCGCGAGCTGGCGGACACCTACGAGGTCGTGATCCTCGACACCGCGCCGCTGCTGCCGGTCGCCGACACCGTCGGACTCGCCTCGCTGGCCCAAGGCGCGCTGCTCGTCGTCCGCGCCGCGAAGACCAGCCGGGATCAGGTCCGCACTGCCGCGGAATCGCTGGACTGCGTGGGTGTCCGCCTCCTCGGCACCGTCTTCAGCATGGCCCCGGTCTCCAAGGGCGGGCGCTACGGCACCTACGGACGGTACGGCCAACTGCCCGCTCCTCGTGCGTCGGCTCTGCAGAGGGAGGCCGTCACGCCCGCGGGGGCGCGTGGCGCGAGCGAGAAATGA
- a CDS encoding glycosyltransferase family 4 protein — MERHVECLTRHQVRAGNRVTMAFRHGATVPIGTTRLPLQRTAPSRMLAPASERFAFAAEAAAAVGNLCAGSSRRGVDLVHLHGDHIETAWLGPVCRRLGIPLFLTVHAALADRHQWLARHSFRYVKAFIALGSATAADLVARGVDGERILTMSSGLELSAMPSPAEAPARERGLIVSVGALNPMKNHGLLIEAFHELARIRPGLRLVIAGEGPERDRLSRLAAAGPGVELVGPLHQQEVYDLVRRANVFVLASRRLSGKGEGVPTAALEALALGTPVVVSSDATLHPVVTVRDAYRIFPSGSKADLVHVLSTVLDDEAGRTRMSELGARAAAELDWPRVAQRVEEWYRVAPARRRPLA; from the coding sequence ATGGAACGCCATGTCGAGTGCCTGACACGGCATCAGGTCAGGGCCGGAAACCGGGTGACGATGGCGTTCCGGCACGGCGCGACGGTACCGATCGGAACCACGCGGCTGCCGTTGCAGAGGACCGCCCCGTCCCGGATGCTGGCGCCGGCTTCCGAACGATTTGCGTTCGCGGCGGAAGCCGCCGCAGCGGTAGGAAACCTCTGCGCCGGCTCCTCTCGGCGCGGCGTGGACCTGGTGCATCTGCACGGCGACCACATCGAGACCGCCTGGCTGGGGCCCGTGTGCCGACGGCTTGGAATCCCGCTGTTCCTCACGGTCCATGCGGCGCTCGCGGACCGGCATCAGTGGCTCGCCCGGCATTCTTTCCGGTATGTGAAGGCATTCATTGCCCTGGGCTCGGCAACTGCCGCCGACCTCGTGGCGCGCGGCGTGGACGGGGAACGCATCCTCACCATGTCCAGCGGCTTGGAGCTGTCCGCCATGCCGTCCCCCGCTGAAGCCCCGGCTCGTGAGCGCGGCCTGATCGTCAGCGTCGGCGCGCTGAACCCGATGAAGAACCACGGTCTGCTCATTGAGGCGTTCCACGAACTGGCACGCATTCGGCCGGGGCTGCGCCTGGTAATCGCGGGCGAAGGCCCGGAGCGGGATCGCCTCAGCCGGCTTGCGGCGGCGGGCCCGGGAGTCGAGCTGGTCGGTCCGCTGCACCAGCAGGAGGTCTACGACCTGGTCCGGCGGGCCAACGTGTTCGTGCTTGCGTCGCGCAGGCTCTCCGGAAAGGGCGAAGGCGTGCCCACGGCGGCGTTGGAGGCGCTGGCACTGGGCACGCCCGTCGTGGTCTCATCCGACGCCACACTCCATCCGGTGGTCACCGTCCGCGACGCCTACCGGATCTTTCCGTCGGGGTCGAAGGCGGATCTGGTGCATGTCCTGAGCACCGTGCTCGACGACGAAGCGGGCCGGACGCGGATGAGTGAGCTCGGGGCACGCGCGGCCGCAGAGCTGGACTGGCCCAGGGTCGCACAGCGCGTCGAGGAGTGGTACCGGGTGGCGCCGGCACGGCGGCGCCCACTCGCATGA
- a CDS encoding FkbM family methyltransferase, with translation MSRMIWDHPANRGRRAQAFAAMAGWQAWKRMVGRPMDLSVYDGMSFRAYPDSTQPGRFVYFGGLPDYEEMTFMKRYLRPGDGFIDGGANEGMFTLLAAKLVGSSGAVHAFEAVPAFAKRLRENVRANSLRCVTVHEMAIGAEPGTVPFVVRGSGSRIRTEADSGSSVQVRLGRLDDTLPERPFAMGKLDVEGTEHLALRGADRLVAHGEPAVWMLELVDKFLHHFGSTVREVRWWLDDHGYDVVLYDPDHNRLVPAPDPLSAGPDVLAVCRRRRRDVEARLAEAV, from the coding sequence ATGTCCAGAATGATCTGGGACCACCCCGCCAACCGCGGGCGCAGGGCACAGGCTTTCGCCGCCATGGCTGGATGGCAGGCCTGGAAGAGGATGGTCGGGCGGCCGATGGACCTGTCCGTATACGACGGCATGTCGTTCCGCGCCTATCCTGACAGCACGCAGCCGGGTCGCTTCGTCTATTTCGGCGGGCTCCCGGACTACGAAGAGATGACTTTCATGAAACGGTATCTCCGTCCAGGAGACGGTTTCATCGACGGCGGCGCCAACGAAGGAATGTTCACCCTGCTCGCCGCCAAGCTCGTGGGGTCGAGCGGAGCCGTGCACGCCTTCGAGGCTGTGCCCGCGTTTGCGAAACGGCTGCGGGAAAACGTCCGTGCGAATTCCCTGCGATGCGTGACGGTCCATGAAATGGCAATCGGAGCGGAACCGGGTACGGTGCCGTTCGTTGTCAGGGGATCGGGTTCACGTATCCGGACCGAGGCCGACAGCGGCAGCTCCGTGCAGGTGAGGCTCGGCCGACTTGACGACACCCTGCCCGAGCGCCCCTTCGCGATGGGCAAGCTCGATGTCGAGGGCACGGAACACCTGGCTCTCCGTGGTGCCGACCGGCTCGTCGCCCACGGCGAACCGGCGGTGTGGATGCTCGAACTCGTCGACAAGTTCCTTCACCACTTCGGCTCCACCGTTCGTGAGGTCCGCTGGTGGCTCGATGACCACGGTTACGACGTGGTGCTCTACGACCCGGACCACAACCGGCTTGTCCCAGCACCGGATCCGCTCTCCGCGGGGCCCGATGTCCTGGCCGTGTGCCGCCGTCGGCGGCGCGATGTGGAAGCACGTCTCGCCGAAGCGGTCTGA
- a CDS encoding NAD-dependent epimerase/dehydratase family protein: MTASLQPRAHGRNSPECLSRKFPQIGKNGVFNSLVTARDCPMQCVPCRRKESVMNTAHCIERAVVTGAAGFIGSHLVETLLQRGTTVLGVDRRSPRDNAMAAENLEGVMGQPGFRLIKGDLVTDEIKPWVDGADTVFHLAAVPGVRPSWGDGFGEYLACNVLATQRLLDACVSSGVSRLVLASSSSVYGDAVGRGPLHEECVSAPLSPYGVTKLAAERLALAYALAPASPTSVIALRYFTVYGPRQRPDMAIGRMLRGILTGQPLRLYGDGRQRRDFTFVTDAVAATIAAATAEATAEAVNVGGGDSVSVLDVLNRIADITGAEVPVHDDTHQPGDVQVTEADLAKARALLGYEASVTLNEGIERQWKWLSARSHDRLHGSTAVTA; encoded by the coding sequence TTGACTGCCTCGCTCCAGCCCCGGGCACATGGCCGGAATTCTCCAGAATGTCTAAGCCGAAAATTCCCCCAAATCGGTAAAAATGGGGTGTTCAATTCACTGGTGACGGCCCGCGACTGCCCGATGCAGTGCGTGCCGTGCCGACGGAAGGAATCCGTGATGAATACGGCACATTGCATCGAACGCGCTGTCGTCACCGGGGCGGCGGGCTTCATCGGCTCACACCTCGTAGAGACCCTGCTGCAACGCGGGACCACCGTTCTCGGCGTCGACCGGCGCTCGCCCCGCGACAATGCCATGGCTGCAGAGAACCTCGAGGGGGTGATGGGACAACCTGGTTTCCGCCTGATCAAAGGCGACCTCGTCACGGACGAGATCAAGCCCTGGGTCGACGGCGCGGACACCGTGTTCCATCTTGCCGCCGTGCCGGGCGTCCGGCCGTCGTGGGGGGACGGCTTCGGCGAGTACCTCGCGTGCAACGTACTGGCGACGCAGCGGTTGCTGGATGCATGCGTGTCCTCGGGCGTATCCCGTCTTGTCCTCGCCTCCTCCTCGAGTGTGTACGGGGATGCCGTCGGCCGAGGGCCCCTGCACGAGGAGTGCGTCAGCGCTCCTCTGTCACCGTACGGCGTGACCAAGCTCGCGGCCGAACGCCTCGCTCTTGCCTACGCGCTCGCCCCGGCAAGCCCCACCAGTGTGATCGCGCTGCGTTACTTCACCGTGTACGGCCCCCGGCAGCGGCCGGACATGGCCATCGGCCGGATGCTGCGCGGGATCCTCACGGGACAACCGCTGCGGCTGTACGGGGACGGCCGCCAGCGCCGGGACTTCACCTTCGTCACGGACGCCGTCGCAGCCACCATCGCCGCGGCGACCGCGGAGGCGACCGCGGAGGCGGTCAACGTGGGCGGTGGGGACAGCGTTTCGGTGCTCGACGTGCTGAACCGGATCGCCGACATCACCGGGGCCGAGGTTCCGGTGCACGATGACACGCACCAGCCGGGCGACGTGCAGGTGACAGAAGCGGATCTTGCGAAGGCACGTGCGCTGCTTGGCTACGAGGCCTCGGTCACGCTCAACGAGGGGATCGAGCGCCAGTGGAAGTGGCTGTCCGCGCGTTCCCACGACCGTCTGCACGGCTCGACTGCCGTCACGGCGTGA
- a CDS encoding FkbM family methyltransferase yields the protein MRVFLDVGGHYGETLDVALDPRWGFEKIYSFEPAQSCRRILRGFRDSRAHIVSAGLSNSTGQATLFGTGLLGASVYADKRELGDGHVRAETIALVRATDWLLTNTSADDEIYLKLNCEGSECDVLEDLLDSGVINRLQSIYVDFDVRKIPSQAHRHAIVEDRLRHHRQSFVTPDSLTSHGGHGAVREWLNLVSPQSPSTAGTVRYRLGLHRPPYIWATHAARAALPRPVYALAARRFGAHARQQAGADRG from the coding sequence ATGCGCGTCTTCCTCGATGTCGGCGGGCACTACGGCGAGACCCTGGACGTCGCCCTCGACCCCCGCTGGGGCTTCGAGAAGATCTACTCATTCGAGCCGGCACAGTCCTGCCGACGCATTCTCCGGGGATTCCGCGACTCCCGGGCACACATCGTGTCGGCCGGGCTGTCCAACAGCACAGGGCAGGCGACCCTGTTCGGGACGGGTCTGCTCGGAGCGAGTGTGTATGCAGACAAGCGCGAGCTGGGCGACGGGCACGTCCGGGCGGAGACCATCGCCCTGGTACGTGCCACGGACTGGCTGCTGACGAACACGTCAGCCGACGACGAGATCTACCTCAAACTCAACTGCGAAGGCAGTGAGTGCGATGTACTCGAGGATCTCCTGGACAGCGGCGTGATCAACCGGCTGCAGAGCATCTACGTCGACTTCGACGTCCGCAAGATCCCCAGCCAGGCCCATCGGCACGCGATCGTGGAGGACAGACTGCGGCACCACCGCCAGAGCTTCGTCACCCCCGATTCCCTGACGAGTCACGGGGGCCACGGCGCGGTGCGGGAGTGGCTGAACCTGGTGAGCCCGCAGTCGCCCTCCACTGCAGGCACGGTGCGCTACCGTCTCGGACTCCACCGCCCGCCCTACATCTGGGCCACTCACGCCGCGCGGGCCGCGCTGCCGCGCCCCGTCTACGCGCTCGCAGCGCGCCGCTTCGGCGCGCACGCCCGGCAACAGGCCGGGGCCGACCGCGGCTGA